Below is a window of Enterococcus gilvus ATCC BAA-350 DNA.
ATTGGTTCGTGTATCCTGTGGGATTGAGAATGTAAAGGATATTCTTGCTGACTTGCGCCAAGCTTTTGACAAATTGGAGGGGTAATGTATGCCGATTCGTTTGAAGCCAGATTTTCCAGCAACGTCTGTTTTAGAATCTGAAGATATTTTTGCGATCGATAATTCTCGAGCGGAGCATCAAGACATTCGTCCACTGAAATTAGTGATCTTGAATTTGATGCCGAATAAAATCGATACCGAAATCCATCTGCTGCGATTGATTAGTCAGAGCCCTTTACAGATCGATGTGGACTTTTTAAAGGTAGCAAGCCATGAGCATAAAAATACAAGTAAAAATCATTTAGATAAGTTTTATCTGGAGTTTTCACAGGTGAGAGAGTCTTGCTATGATGGGTTGATCATCACGGGCGCTCCGATTGAACAAATGAGGTTTGAAGAAGTGGATTACTGGTCGGAGCTGGTAGAAATTATGGCATGGAGCCAGACTTCTGTAACGTCGGTCGTGCATATTTGCTGGGGAGCACAAGCCGGTTTGTATTATCACTTCGGAGTGGAAAAGGTTCCCTTTGAGGAGAAGTTGTTTGGAATCTTTAAACAGGACATTGAACACCACTTTCGTTTATTTAGAGGCTTTGATGACCGTTTTTGGATGCCGCAATCTCGTTATACGGGAATCAATGAAGAGCAAGTTCGTCAGAAAAAAATCAAGGTAATCGCCAAAGATGAGAACGAACGATCAGCGATCTTGATCTCTGAAGATGAGCATGACATTTTCCTAATGGGGCATTTCGAGTACGCAACGGATACCTTGGAAAAGGAATACTTACGGGATCATGAACGTGGATTGGACACGGCCAAGCCTGCAAATTATTATGAGAACGGGAAAATCTACAATTATTGGCGGGCTCACGCACAGTTGTTTTATCACAACTGGCTAAATGACGTCTATCAAATAACTCCGTATCGTCTAGAGCGGATTCGTGAATTACAAGAAGAAAGAAAGCTGAGATCGTAATGAAGTGCTCCCTGTCAAGTAGACAGCCAAAAAACAAAAATTATACTATTCAGGAATCGAGTGACTCGATTCCTGTTTTTATGCGGCTTGCCTTCTGAATTCGTTTGGTGAAAGCTCATTTAACGCTTCAGAGTAGCGATAATTATTGTAGTACCGCATATAACTACTGACAGATTTCTTTAGTTCATCAAAGCTTTGATAGCTTTCTTGATAGAATTTTTCTTCTTTAAATGTTCCCCAAAAATGTTCGATCGGTTGATTGTCCAGGCAGCGACCGACTCGAGACATACTTTTGGTGAATTTATAGTTTACTTGGAGTGCTTTGTAATCATAAGAGGTGTATTGAAACCCGCGATCACTATGAAGCAGCGGTCTGACGCCAGGATTCTTACGCATGGCTTTTTTTACAGTATCCATGACAAGTGGATTATTATTGGAATGACCGAGCTTCCAAGAAACGATCGAGTGATCATAAAGATCGATGATCGCACTCAAATAAGCCTTTCGGCCATTGCCGTATCTCAATTCAGTAATATCCGTACACCATTTTTGATTGGGCTTTTCAGCGATAAATTTGCGGTTTAACCTGTTTTCTGCAACGTTAGCTTCCGTTGCTTTTACATAGGTCGGACGCTTTTTCTTGATCACTGCTTTAATCCCAAGTACTTTCATTAGGCGGTAATAACGTTTCTTAGAATAGTTTTTCTTGAATGTTCGATTCAGTTGAATACGAATTTGCCGATACCCGATAGCGCCTTTTTTACTGTCATATTTCTTCTGGATCTCTTTTGCCAGTTTTCTGTTTTCAAGTTCTTTTTTTGAGGGTTTCCACTTCAACCATTTATAGTAAGAAGAGCGTGCGATCCCAGCCAATTGACAGAGATTCGTGATTGAATAGTGCTTCTCTTCATGCAGTTCTGAAATCGTTTGATAGAGTTCCACGTTTCTTACGAACGTGAGGACCGGTTTCGCCGTTGAATCTCTTGTAACTTTTTTGCGAAGTCGTTCTCCATTTCTAAATGCTTGTTTCGTGCTTCCAGTTCTTTTACTCTTAATTTCAACCGCTCTTCTTCGGTTAAGAACTCGCTTGATTTGTTTCGTCCACGATTGTCTTTTAGTGCTTCTTCTCCGTGTTGCTGGTATTTCTTTACCCAAGAGTACACTTGTTGGTAAGAGACATCATATTTTTCGATCGCCTGTGCGTAGTTCAGTTCATTAGCGATTGTATATTGAGCGATCTCGATAAGCTCTTGATAGGTGGTTTTACGTCCTTTTTTCATGGTTTTGGGTACACTGCCTTTACTTGTTGATTTTAGTGTTTCCCCATTAGTATAGCGTGAAACCCATCTTCTTAACACAGAGGTCGAAGAAATTTGAAAAAACGTCGTTGCTCGATAGAGAGACATTTCTTCATTTATGACAGCCAAAACAGCCTCCTGCTTTTGTCCACTATCGTACTGATTCCACGTTGTTGCTTCTTTTAGTCCCTCGATTCCGTCATCATTATATTTACGAATCCAATTGTTTATCGTCGTCCAAGAAAGGGAATGCTTCTTAGCGACACTGTTCACACTACGACGTTTATCCATCACTTCTGAAATAATTTGAAATTTTTCTTCTGGAGAATAAATACTTCTCTTTGACATACAAAAACTCCCTATAAAGTAGACTTGGATTTTTGTTTTTTCCTTGTCTACTTTATAGGGAGCGTATCATAAAGATCTCAGCTTTCTTCTTCCATAAAGTAATAACTATGGTCTTCTAAATCTAAGGCACTCATGATCATAGCAGCAGTCTCTTCAATAGAGAGTGTTGCAACATTGATGATTTCACAGCCCAATTTGTGATAAAGCTCATTGGCAAATTTGAGTTCCGCTTGGATTTTTTCACGATCGGAGTAAGCTGTTTCAGGGTTCAATCCATAGGCACGCATGCGTTCTTTACGGATACCGATCAGCACTTCTGGATCATTTGTCAATCCGACTATTTTTTTCGGATCAATTTCAAAGAGTTGTTTTGGAATATGCGCTTGCGGTATCAACGGCAAGTTGGCGACCTTTAAGTTTTTATTTGCTAAATATAAACTTAATGGCGTTTTTGAAGTTCTGGATACGCCAAGCAGCACAACATCTGCTTCTAAAAATCCGCGGGGGTCTTTTCCGTCGTCATATTTGACTGCAAATTCCATCGCTTTGATCCGTTTGAAGTAATTTTCATTTAAATGGTGCAAGGCACCTCGTTCGCCCGTCGGTTCAAGATGTGCTCGTCGGCCGATCTCACTGACGACAGGATTCAACAGGTCCATTGTAAACAGGTCTTTGTCTTCACAAAATTCCTTTGCGATTTTTGCTAATTTTGGATCGATCAATGTATAAATGATCATACCGTTTTCGGCTTTTGCATCATTTAAAGCTTTCATCAATAATTCTTCCGTGTGAACAAAGGTACGACGGAAGAGACAAAATTCTACGGTAGGGTATTGTGCCATCGAGGCTTGGGCAAGCTTAGATGCAGTCTCCCCAGCAGAATCGGAGATGATGAAAATAGTGACTAACTCATTTTGTTTTTCGCTATTCATAAAAATAATCTCCCTTGCAATCAAGAATAATTTATTATACCATATTGTTTATTCGGAATCATTACACTTTGAAACGAGGGATACCATGACACAGACGACTTTATTAGAAAAGGCCTTGTCGAAGGTAAAAGAAAATGGCTTTAAATACACAAAAAAACGTGAAACATTACTCGATTATTTAATCAAATCCAATCGCTATGTTGCTGCTCGTGAAGTCTATGATTATTTGAACGATCAATTTCCAGGATTGAGCTATGATACCGTCTATCGTAATTTGAGAGAATTTTGTGAAATCGGCCTGATCGAGGATACTGAATTACAGGGTGAAATGAAGTTCCGATTCAGTTGCAGTGAAAATTTTGAGCACCATCATCATTTTATATGTACTGTTTGCGGAATGACGAAAGAGATCCACATGTGCCCAATGAACTTTTTTAAAGAACAACTGGATGGCTGTGAAATTGAAGGACATCGCTTTGAGCTATACGGCCGATGTGAAAAATGCCAAAAAGTTAATGAATAAATTAAGAATTAAAATTCTTCAGTGCCTTGACTCAAAATAGCCCATTGGATATAATAACTTATGGACGGTCTTGTTGTTTGGAAGTACATTTCAATAACAAAAACGGTTACATTTCAAGCCCGGAGGGAGGGAATTTATATGTCAAAAACAGTGGTTCGTAAAAATGAATCTCTTGACGATGCTCTTCGTCGCTTCAAACGTTCCGTTTCAAAAGCAGGGACTCTACAAGAATCTCGCAAACGTGAATTTTATGAAAAACCAAGCGTGAAACGTAAGAAAAAATCAGAAGCAGCTAGAAAACGTAAGAAATTCTAGTCTGTGAACGGAGTGATTCTATTGTCACTACTTACTACCTTGAATGAAGACATGAAGCAAGCGATGCGAGCAAAAGACAAAGAGACTTTGCAAGTGATCCGGATGCTTAAAGCTTCGATTCAAAATGAGCAGATCAAAAAAGGTCAGGATTTGAACGACGAAGAAGAACTGACAGTTTTATCTCGTGAGATGAAACAGCGTCGAGACTCTTTAGCCGAGTTTGAAAAAGCTGATCGCACCGATTTGGCCGATAAAGTCAAAAAGGAAATCGTAATTGTTGAAAACTATTTGCCGGCTCAGCTTTCTGAAGAGGAGATCCGTGCAATCGTTACAGAAGCAGTTGCAAAAACAGGAGCGACTTCACCAAAGGAATTTGGTAAAGTGATGGGCGCAGTGATGCCGAAAGTCAAAGGTAAAGCCGATGGCAATCAAGTCAATGCAATCGTTAAAGAGCTTCTAAATAAGTAAGCAATAATGAAAGCCGAGAGAAGAATCTCTCGGCTTTTTTTGTCAGTCCAACTTTTCGCAGTCTAACAAAGTATGAGGTCAAAAAAAGTTGATAAAATTCAAACAGTGAGCAAGCTGTTTAGTTGGATGATATGCGTACGAAAATAAAATCTTTTTTCCTGCCCTTGGAAAAATGAATTCATATGGAATGAGCTAGCTCTCGTTATGCTTCTATAGTTTGCATAACTTGAGCAACATGAATGGATATTGGTAGGTGTAGAAAAAGGCATGTAAAGGGAGAAATCTTGGTTAGGCTCTTGAAAAATGGAAGTCATCTATTATAATAGGGGAACTCTAATCAAGAAAGAAATTTGGTCAATCCCTCTCATTATTCGTAAGTGACGGGATTTAGCTGGAAAATGACTCATTTTTTTAGTAAGCTCACTTGTTTATTAGGTTGTTTTTAACTAAAGTTTAGACAATTTTTCTTTTATTTAGAGTGTGGTATTATAAGAAGGAATGATTTACGAAGGGATGAGCGCTTGTTGAATAGCAACGATTTTGAGTCGTTAGAAATAAAGCTTGATGGGAAAGATGACATCAGTATGCTTTTAGGTACCCATGATAAGCACATAAAATTTTTAGAAGACAATACAGAAACGACGATCAATACTCGCGGTGAAATGATCCAGATTATTGGACCAAAGGATGAAACCAAGCTGGTGGGTGATGTGATCCGTACATTGCAATTGCTGATTGATCGCGGCATCAAGGTGGCTACGCCTGACGTCATGACCGCATTGCGTCTCGCACGCGAAGATCACTTGGATGAATTTATTATGATGTATGAAGAAGAATTGCTGAAGGATCGTAATGGGAAGCCTATTCGCCCTAAAAATATTGGGCAGAGCCGCTATATTGCAGCCGTACGAAAATCAGATGTAGTATTTGGTGTTGGCCCAGCCGGAACTGGGAAAACGTATCTGGCGATCGTGATGGCTATTGCTGCGTTGAAAAAGGGAGAAGTCCAACGCATTATTTTGACGCGTCCAGCAGTAGAAGCAGGAGAAAGTCTGGGCTTCTTGCCAGGCGATTTAAAGGAAAAGGTAGACCCGTATTTGCGTCCGATGTACGATGCGCTGCATCAAATTTTTGGTGTAGAGCATACCAACCGTCTATTAGAGCGGGGCGTCATCGAGATTGCGCCTTTGGCTTATATGCGTGGACGTACGTTAGATGATGCGTTCGTTATTCTAGATGAGGCGCAAAATACGACGATCTCACAAATGAAGATGTTTTTGACGCGCCTTGGGTTTAATTCTAAGATGATCGTCAATGGAGATACTTCTCAGGTGGACCTTCCGAGAGGCCAAGTCAGTGGTCTGATCCATGCGGAAAGAACGTTAAAGGGAATCAAAAAAATTCGCTTCGTAAACTTTGAAACGGGGGATGTTGTAAGACACCCGGTTGTTGCAGAGATCATTGAAGCCTATGAACAAGAGAACCTACGACACCAAGAAAAGTAGTCAGGAGGGAATTGAATGTTAAATCAACCAATCAATAACTTGCTGAAAAAGTTAGGTTCAAAATTTATACCGATCATTTTAGTGATCTTTTCAACGATATTGGTCTTGACGATGCTTACTAGCGTGCTTCAAAAGAGCGTGGACTACAAAGAAGGTCAAGTTGCTACGGAGAGTATTCGGGCCAACAAAACGATTGAAAACAAAGCGGAGACGGATCAGAAACGTCAGCTTGCTGCCGAGGCGGTAACGCCTGAATACACGTACCAATCGGATCTTGCTCAGACGCAGCATGACCGTATCAGCCAATTGATCGGGATTATTCAAAAGGCAAATAACGAGTTAGATAAAAATTATCAAACCAAAGTTTCTCAGGCAAAGGACGGCGAAAAGGTCCCTCAGCCTACTGTTGATGAACGTGTAGCGGCAGTGAAGAAAAATTTTGAAGGGTTAGACCCTGATACTGTATCCTTTTACCAAGAGCTTCCCGAAGACTTTTACCAAGCGGTCGTACAATTGGGTACGAGTGATTTGAACAAGGTCGGAACGGAAAGCTTGAAGTTGTTAGATGAACAAATGATGAAGCGGATTCGCCAGAGCGACCTTGCTGAATACAAACAGCAAGCGATCGATAAGATCCAAGCGTTAAATCTGACGGATGAAGCAAACCAAGCGATGCGCTATTTATTGGAAGAAGGCATCGTCATCAATGACTCTTTGAACCAGAAGCGAACAGACGAGCTCAAGGAACAAGCCAGTGAATCTGTTCAGCCAGTCATGATCTTTCAAGGGGAAGTAATCGTTCGTGAAGGCAGTCAAATCGACGCGAATGCTATTAACAAGTTGAAGCTGCTAGGCTTGACGAGTTCAAGCACCTCGGTTTTTCCATTGATCGCAATGATTTTAGCTGCTGTTTTACAAGGGGTGCTTCTATGGTTTTACAGTCGTCAATTTGAAGTGGAGTTTCAACGTGTACGCTTCATTTTATTCTATAGTGCGACAATGACTATTGGTGTCATTATTATGAAGATCTTGCAATCCTTCCAAGGGAGTACGTCGAATAATCTGGCGCTGTTTTTCCCAGCAGCCTTCATGCCGTTGATCTTGACCGTCTTTGTCAATCGACGGGCGGGCGCTTTGGCCGCAGTTTTTCAAACGGTTTTTGCGTTGTTTATTTATTACAAAGCCATCGGTACGAACATGCTTCCTGTCATTTTGATGACGTATCTCTTTTCTGGAACATTGGCTGTAATGGTGAAACAAAAACGGTTGTCTGACCAAGTAAAACAAGCGATGCTGTGGATCGTGGCCTTCCCGATTGTTTGGTCGATCATATTGAGTATTTACCAAGGGATGTCCTTTATGGACAGTCAGACATGGGGCCTGTTGCTGGGAGCATTCGCTGCTAGCATGCTGTCCTTTATCATGGGCATGGGGCTTCAACCGTATATAGAAATTCTAGTGACAGACAGTGGTGTGATCACGCTGAATGAGTTAAGCAACCCGAACCATCCGTTGCTGAAGCAATTGTTGGAGGAGGCGCCGGGGACGTACCATCACTCAATGATGGTCGCCAATCTTAGTGCCAATGCGGTAGCAGAGATCGGCGGACGTTCACTGCTGACACGAGTGGCTTGTTATTATCACGATATCGGTAAGATTCGTCATGCGAATTTCTTCGTTGAAAATCTTCCGACGGGGGCTGAAAATCCCCACAACTTCCTGTTGCCGGAAGACAGTAAGCAAATCATCTTCGGTCATGTGATCGAAGGCGCGAAAATTTTAAAAAAATACAAAATGCCGCAAATGGTCATTGATATTTGTTACCAGCATCACGGAACGACGTTGATGAAATTCTTCTACTTTAAAGCAAAAGAGCGGAATCCTGAAACAACCGAAGCGGAATTTCGTTATCCAGGACCGAAGCCTCAAACGCGTGAAGCGGGTGTGGTAAACATTGCCGACAGTTGTGAAGCAGCAGTCAGAGCAATGGACCATCCTTCGATTGATAAGATTACGGATTTTGTCCATAATTTAATCGAAGAACGGATCAGCGACGGACAACTGGATGATTCTGGGTTGACGTTGAAAGAGATTCGAATCGTTGAGAAATCATTGATCAGCGGATTGAGCTCCACGTTCCATTCACGGATCAAGTATCCAAGAATGCAATCAGAAGCTGAAAAGATGAAAGAAGAGCAAGAGAAAAAAGGGGCAGAGTAATGGATATTACTTTTATTGATGAAACAGAGCAGGTCTCTGAAGAAAAAATACAAGAAATCGATGGTGTACTGCAATTTGCGGCAGATTATTTAAAACTACCGGAAGATACAGAAATGTCTGTGACGTTTATGGACAACGCGGCGATCCAAGTCATCAATCGCGACTATCGCGGCAAAGATGCACCGACCGATGTCATTAGTTTTGCACTGGAAGAAGAAGGGGAAAACGAGGTTCCGATCATCATGGATGAAGAAAATCCGATGCCGCGGAACCTGGGCGACATCATGATCTCTACAGAACGTGCGCGAGAACAAGCAGAAGATTACGGGCACAGTTTTGATCGTGAATTAGGATTTTTAGCCGTACACGGTTTTTTACATATCAATGGGTACGACCATATGACTCCTGAGGATGAAAAAGAGATGTTTGGTCTACAGAAAGAGATATTAGATGCCTATGGACTTAAAAGATAAACCCGAAAAAAACAAACATTTTGTTACCTCTTTGGAATTTGCGATTCAGGGGATCAAAACCGTCTTCCAAGAAGAACGCAATATGCGGGCCCATGTCGTTTTTGGGCTGATGGCGATTCTCGTAGCTTTTTTATTAGGAGTCTCCGTGTTGGAGTGGCTCTGGATATTTTTGGCGGTCTTCTTAGTTTGGATCGTTGAGATCATCAACACGGTATTTGAGAATGTGGTGGATATGGTGACCGATTGCCACTTCCATCCAATCGGAAAAAAGATCAAGGACATGGCCGCAGGCGCAGTGTTGGTGACGTCACTATTTGCGATCATCGTTGGTGTGATCATCTTTTTACCAAAAATCATTGAGCTTTTCTTTAAGTAAACTGTACTTAAGGTTCAGAAAGGAACATTTACATGTCAGAACATAAATCAGGCTTTGTGGCAATCGTTGGCCGTCCGAATGTGGGCAAATCAACATTGCTGAATCGCATCGTCGGGCAAAAAATCGCCATTATGAGTGATAAAGCGCAAACGACAAGAAATAAGATCCAAGGGGTATACACGATACCTGAAGCACAAATCGTATTCATCGATACACCCGGCATCCATAAGCCTAAGCATCGTTTAGGAGATTACATGGTGGAGATGGCTTACAGTGCACTAAGAGAAGTGGATGCGATCATGTTTATGGTCAGTGCTGAACAAAAGCGCGGCCGTGGGGACGACTTTATTTTGGAGCGCTTGAGCAAACAACAAGTGCCTGTTTACTTAGTGATCAATAAGATCGATACGATCCATCCAGATGAATTGTTAGCGATCATTGATGATTATCGTACGATCATGGAATTCAAAGAGATCATTCCAATCTCCGCAACGGAAGGAAACAATGTGGAGCATCTGCTAGAGGTCTTGGTAGATCAAATGGATGAAGGACCACAATACTTCCCTGATGATCAAATCACTGACCATCCAGAATACTTCATTGTATCCGAACTGATCCGTGAAAAGGTCTTGAGTTTGACACGAGACGAGGTACCGCATTCTGTCGCGGTCGTTACAGAGTCGATGAAACGTGACGAGAACGATAAGGTTCATATTCAAGCGACGATCATCGTGGAACGGACGAGTCAAAAAGGGATCGTTATCGGAAAAGGCGGCAAAATGTTGAAAAACATCGGGACGCAAGCCCGCAAAGATATTGAAACACTCTTGGCTGATAAAGTGTATTTAGAGTTATGGGTCAAAGTTCAAAAAGATTGGCGCGATAAACAAACGTATCTGCAAGATTACGGGTATCGCAAAGACGATTATTAATGGATCGAAGCTTCACGAATTTTTCGTGGAGCTTTTCTCATGAAATTGGAGGGACATCTATGGCACAAATCGGCGAGACGAAGGGGATCATCCTATTCAGTCGTGATTACAAGGAAAAGGACAAGCTGATCAAGATTTTTACTGAATCTGCTGGGAAGGTGATGTTCTTTGCCAAAGGCATTCATCGGGCGAATAATCCGTTGCAGACGGCTGTTCAACCCTTCACCGAGGCTGTCTTTATCGGGAATTTGAAAACAGACGGACTGTCCTTTCTCAACAGTGCAAAGGAGATCCATCCGTTGCGGAAGCTGCAGGAGGACATCTTTCTAAATGCCTATGGGTCCTATATTTTAGGGCTAGCGGATGCGGCGATCGAAGACCATGTCTATGATCCAGCGCTTTATGGCTTTACAAGAGAAGCGTTGCAGCGAATGAATGATGGTGAAGACGGCGAGACGATCATGAACATCTATGAAATACAGATCATGCAGCGTTTTGGAGTCTCATTGAACTGGCAGGCTTGCGGAGTCTGCGGCAAAAAAACGGGCGCGTTTGATTTTTCATCGAAGTATAACGGGATCTTGTGTCAGGAGCATTGGGATCTAGATCCTCATCGCTACCATGCAGATCCGAGAGCAATTTATTTTCTTCGGATGTTCAATAGTATCACCTACGAAACGATCAATACGATCAGTCTAAAACCGGAAACAAAAAAAGCGATCCGGCAAACGCTGGATCAATTGTATGAAGAATATATCGGATTGCATTTAAAAAGTAAAAAATTCATTGATCAAATGAGTGAATGGCAAGATGTTTTAAAGCCAAAAGAGGAAGAATAAGCTGCTGTACCAAATCGGTGCGGCAGCTTATTTTTTTGTCTTCAATCGTTTGCAAATAGCAAACCAAGAAAGGCTGCCAAAGAAGGATAGGAAACAATAGAGAAAAAGCATTTCTCCCGTTAAGTGATTCTGATAGAGGATAGCCGAGGCGAATGTCCCAGTGATCAAAAAGTAAAAGAAGTAAACGAGTAACCTTGCTCTATTCGTCCAATCCGTCTTTTTCTCAATGAGATAGGAAAAGGGTAAGAAAAAAAGAACGACGGCAATCGAAAAGGCACGTTTCGCTGACCAGCCGTGTAGAAATAAGTCGCGGAACGAGTCAAATAGAAGTGCTGCAACAAATACCCCTAGAATTAATAAAAGGTTTTGGTCTGTTCTTTGTTTTACATGTCGCTGTGGCATTAGACATTCTCCTGTCTAGTTCTTTTGGATGACAGAGTAGCTGTGAGCAGCCAAGATAAGCTGCCGATAAAAAGTGCCAGGATCGCAAGTAAGAAGACCGACGTGTGATCAACGAGACTTTTCTCAAAAATACTTTGAAGGATCAATGTAATGAAGGAAAGGAGAAAGCAAATAAGGAATTGTCCAGTTTTCTTTTTCGTAAAGTTTGAAGCGAGAAGGCCAATAGAGTAGAACCAAATCAAACTAAAAATATAGCTGAGATTGGAAAGGAGAGGCGCACCTCTGAAAAAATTTACGATTCCTTGCACGGCAGACAACGTAACGATCAGTAGCAGGATAGACAACTTCGGATTCTCTGCAATAAATAACTCAAATCTATGATGTACTCTTTTCAATGATGCAAACATAATGATCCCTCCTAACGTATTGCTAAAAGTATAGCAGAAATACTGGGCCTTTCGGATAGAAATTCTGAGAATCGGCTATTGAAAAAAGAATTCTTTTTTTGTGTGATTTTCCTAAAAGTAGAAAGCTTCACAGGTTTCCATTGCAATTTTATGATAAAGTGATTAATATGGTTAGAAAAAACTAATCTAAATCCAATCAAATCAAGGAGTGATAGTGTGGAAGAATTATGGGAAGTCCTGAGATCAGAAGAACAAATCGAATTAGAGTTAAGAAAGTTG
It encodes the following:
- the era gene encoding GTPase Era, coding for MSEHKSGFVAIVGRPNVGKSTLLNRIVGQKIAIMSDKAQTTRNKIQGVYTIPEAQIVFIDTPGIHKPKHRLGDYMVEMAYSALREVDAIMFMVSAEQKRGRGDDFILERLSKQQVPVYLVINKIDTIHPDELLAIIDDYRTIMEFKEIIPISATEGNNVEHLLEVLVDQMDEGPQYFPDDQITDHPEYFIVSELIREKVLSLTRDEVPHSVAVVTESMKRDENDKVHIQATIIVERTSQKGIVIGKGGKMLKNIGTQARKDIETLLADKVYLELWVKVQKDWRDKQTYLQDYGYRKDDY
- the recO gene encoding DNA repair protein RecO, with product MAQIGETKGIILFSRDYKEKDKLIKIFTESAGKVMFFAKGIHRANNPLQTAVQPFTEAVFIGNLKTDGLSFLNSAKEIHPLRKLQEDIFLNAYGSYILGLADAAIEDHVYDPALYGFTREALQRMNDGEDGETIMNIYEIQIMQRFGVSLNWQACGVCGKKTGAFDFSSKYNGILCQEHWDLDPHRYHADPRAIYFLRMFNSITYETINTISLKPETKKAIRQTLDQLYEEYIGLHLKSKKFIDQMSEWQDVLKPKEEE